From Desulfovibrio legallii, one genomic window encodes:
- a CDS encoding polyphosphate polymerase domain-containing protein, with the protein MPLFSLPVPARATSVQRGFRCERKYYLTPGDALTLRQRVAWLLRPDRHAQNGPYHISSLYFDDLYDTALRQKQCGALVRDKWRLRWYDGATEKARLERKHKCGDLSRKDQVWLAPEQFRRLCRGDFGCAAGEQAPVWRAFYAAWLRAGLRPVVQVDYDREAFSYAPGNVRVTFDSGLRAARPGSAVLLPVQTDGLTILELKYDGFLPDAAARLFSGMEMTQLAISKYVMARFCLMEHGFS; encoded by the coding sequence ATGCCCCTCTTCTCACTGCCAGTGCCTGCGCGGGCCACATCCGTACAGCGCGGATTCCGCTGCGAACGCAAATACTACCTCACGCCTGGGGACGCGCTGACGTTGCGACAGCGCGTGGCTTGGCTGCTGCGCCCGGACAGGCATGCGCAGAACGGCCCTTACCACATCAGCAGCCTGTATTTTGACGACCTTTACGATACGGCGTTGCGCCAGAAGCAGTGCGGGGCCCTGGTGCGGGACAAATGGCGGCTGCGCTGGTACGACGGGGCGACGGAGAAGGCGCGGCTGGAGCGCAAGCACAAATGCGGCGATCTTTCCCGCAAGGACCAGGTCTGGCTCGCGCCGGAGCAGTTCCGGCGGCTGTGCCGGGGCGATTTCGGCTGCGCGGCGGGGGAGCAGGCACCGGTGTGGCGGGCTTTTTACGCCGCCTGGCTGCGGGCGGGGCTGCGCCCCGTGGTGCAGGTGGACTATGACCGGGAGGCCTTCAGCTATGCGCCCGGCAACGTGCGCGTGACCTTTGACAGCGGCCTGCGCGCCGCCCGACCAGGGAGCGCGGTTCTCTTGCCCGTGCAGACAGACGGGCTCACGATTCTGGAGCTGAAATACGACGGTTTCCTGCCCGATGCGGCGGCCCGGCTGTTTTCCGGCATGGAGATGACGCAGCTGGCCATTTCCAAGTACGTCATGGCCCGGTTCTGCCTTATGGAGCACGGCTTCAGCTAA
- a CDS encoding MFS transporter, whose amino-acid sequence MTGSIQKGHGSLLLAVCASLFCMPFMMAGVNAVLPPLGHSLHASARELGLMGAFYSMGLAVFQLAGGSLGDIWGYRRVFLWGVGIFALTGALLGFVTSVPVFLALRFVQGLGGAMFNACGLALLASAAPDGKRASYLGYSGSAVYAGIACGPPLAGLVAGNLSWRWLFWGNALACVGVFLLMRCAVRLDWSPAKERSFDWRGCGVYAMAMTALTFGSSELADAPLLAGGLLAAFVLLLALFCRLELNSPHPLLDLRLLARNRVFALSSLAAFINYSSFFGVMFFFSLYLQLGRGLSVQQAGLFLAVQSLVQAMTTPLAARLCAAFPPGRVSAVGVGLCGLGLLVCGFLRLDSPFWLLFGAMGLLGSGISLFALPNTTIILESAGRDHVGQASGLTGAVRTGGQLINMACITLTLGFFLGDKPANVQNIDAFMAAMRTDLIIFGLLNLLAVGCVLARNRS is encoded by the coding sequence ATGACAGGTTCCATCCAAAAAGGCCACGGCAGCCTGCTGCTGGCCGTCTGCGCCTCCCTCTTCTGCATGCCCTTCATGATGGCGGGGGTCAACGCCGTGCTGCCCCCCCTGGGGCACAGCCTGCACGCCAGCGCGCGCGAGCTGGGCCTTATGGGGGCCTTCTATTCCATGGGGCTGGCCGTGTTCCAGCTGGCGGGCGGCAGCCTGGGCGACATCTGGGGCTACCGCCGCGTTTTCCTCTGGGGCGTAGGCATTTTTGCCCTTACGGGCGCGCTGCTCGGCTTTGTCACCTCTGTGCCCGTTTTTCTGGCCCTGCGTTTTGTTCAGGGGCTGGGCGGGGCCATGTTCAACGCCTGCGGCCTGGCCCTGCTGGCCTCGGCCGCGCCCGACGGCAAGCGCGCCTCCTACCTGGGCTACAGCGGCTCGGCCGTATACGCGGGCATTGCCTGCGGCCCGCCCCTGGCCGGGCTGGTGGCCGGCAACCTGAGCTGGCGCTGGCTCTTCTGGGGCAATGCCCTGGCCTGTGTGGGCGTCTTTCTGCTCATGCGCTGCGCCGTGCGCCTGGACTGGAGCCCCGCCAAAGAGCGCTCCTTTGACTGGCGGGGCTGCGGCGTCTACGCCATGGCCATGACCGCCCTGACCTTCGGCTCCTCCGAGCTGGCCGACGCCCCCCTCCTGGCCGGGGGACTGCTGGCGGCCTTCGTTCTGCTGCTGGCCCTGTTCTGCCGCCTGGAGCTCAACAGCCCGCACCCCCTTCTGGATCTGCGCCTGCTGGCCCGCAACAGGGTTTTTGCCCTCTCCTCCCTGGCGGCCTTCATCAACTACAGTTCCTTTTTCGGGGTCATGTTCTTTTTCAGCCTCTATCTGCAGCTGGGCCGGGGGCTCAGCGTGCAGCAGGCCGGGCTCTTTCTGGCCGTGCAATCGCTGGTCCAGGCCATGACCACCCCCCTGGCCGCCCGGCTCTGCGCCGCGTTTCCGCCGGGCAGGGTCAGCGCCGTGGGCGTGGGCCTCTGCGGCCTGGGGCTGCTGGTCTGCGGCTTTCTGCGGCTTGATTCGCCCTTCTGGCTGCTGTTCGGGGCCATGGGCCTGCTGGGATCGGGCATCAGCCTGTTTGCCCTGCCCAACACCACCATCATCCTGGAAAGCGCGGGCCGGGACCATGTGGGCCAGGCATCGGGCCTCACCGGCGCGGTGCGCACGGGCGGCCAGCTCATCAACATGGCCTGCATCACCCTGACCCTGGGCTTCTTCCTGGGCGACAAACCCGCCAACGTCCAGAACATCGACGCCTTCATGGCCGCCATGCGCACGGACCTCATCATCTTCGGCCTGCTCAACCTCCTGGCCGTGGGCTGCGTGCTGGCCCGCAACCGCAGCTGA
- a CDS encoding DVU0524 family FlgM-associated protein, translating to MADATTARLRTMLQGYEQQLLAARRLARFRARRRLAVGEDPREPDPTPKRRATVEQVARELYDMLLYTGSDNPVVEDIRRELSKEVGREVRFTYPPGGSLCVVAQGPDAAEALTAEQQRAARRALWGITRRRVDAGVLDPAAGKPADDSQSKI from the coding sequence ATGGCCGACGCCACTACCGCACGTCTGCGCACCATGCTGCAGGGTTACGAGCAGCAGCTCCTGGCGGCCCGCAGATTGGCGCGCTTCCGCGCCCGCCGTCGGCTGGCCGTGGGCGAAGACCCGCGCGAACCGGACCCGACGCCCAAGCGGCGCGCCACCGTGGAACAGGTGGCCAGAGAGCTTTACGACATGCTGCTCTACACGGGCAGCGACAACCCGGTGGTGGAAGACATCCGCCGGGAACTGAGCAAGGAGGTGGGGCGCGAGGTGCGCTTCACCTATCCGCCGGGCGGCAGCCTGTGCGTGGTGGCCCAGGGGCCCGACGCCGCTGAAGCCCTTACTGCGGAACAACAGCGCGCCGCGCGCCGCGCCCTGTGGGGCATCACGCGCCGCCGGGTGGACGCCGGCGTGCTGGACCCCGCCGCCGGCAAGCCGGCGGACGATTCCCAAAGCAAGATCTGA
- the flgM gene encoding flagellar biosynthesis anti-sigma factor FlgM, giving the protein MKIENNVQTFFDPYAASSATDKATQARAADAAAPQTEGGDTVSVSQDALLLTEARRTAQNTPDVRADKVATLRQEVADGTYAVDSRRIAQSLIREEPGLFQL; this is encoded by the coding sequence ATGAAGATAGAAAATAACGTCCAAACATTTTTTGATCCCTATGCCGCCTCCTCGGCGACGGACAAGGCCACGCAGGCCCGGGCAGCGGATGCCGCCGCCCCCCAGACCGAAGGCGGCGATACGGTCAGCGTCTCGCAGGACGCCCTGCTCCTGACCGAAGCCCGCCGCACAGCCCAGAACACCCCCGACGTGCGCGCCGACAAGGTGGCAACGCTGCGCCAGGAGGTGGCTGACGGAACCTACGCTGTGGACAGCCGCCGCATCGCGCAGAGCCTGATCCGCGAGGAGCCGGGCCTCTTCCAGCTGTAA
- the hypF gene encoding carbamoyltransferase HypF, whose product MSEPSMERRAFVACGQVQGVGFRPFVYRLAREEGLTGSVGNTSEGVRMEVQGPAPAVSAFGRRLRAELPPLARLTGVREEPLPLQADEAAFRIVPSQGHSGHSVLVSPDMGLCDQCLAEMRDPANPRHAYPFTNCTNCGPRYTITRAIPYDRAVTSMACFPLCPRCAAEYADPLDRRFHAQPIACPDCGPRLWFVSRADKAACRTAAPTAAPGRDAAAAAQQALRDAAALLLAGGILALKGLGGFQLACDARRADAVRALRQRKQRPHKPLALMTADLAGARSLCALTPEHEALLQSPEKPIVLCPCRADAALPPEIAPDTGQVGLMLPYTPLHAALFDLLAARAALPPVLVMTSANASGEPICLGNREALDRLERLADAWLLHDRDILVRVDDSVVTLQPGPAGTSAAQPLFYRRARGYVPRPVFLPPQEAHGPCVLGTGAELKATFCLTRGREAFVGQHIGDLENPATLNFYEEAAAHLEALLEVRPAALVCDLHPDFLSTRYARERAARQGLPLWSLQHHAAHAAAVLAENGRYAPALALCLDGTGLGEDGTVWGGELLLLELDAPRWQRLGRLAPFALPGGDAAVREPWRIALSLAQRAGLEDADWVTHDGGAQDAAIAAVKEMLRRKVNCPLTSSCGRLFDAAAAALGLCARTTYEGQAAIRLEDAAVRPEGGLERATAAALRGETPPPAAWGTVEPVWRDGLWEVDSARLFGLTATARREGLPVGEAAARFHLRLAASLARMAAQAAGQHGVDAVGLSGGVLQNALLARLLPLALRAHGLTPLTHHELPPGDGGLSLGQAVWGRRLLATGK is encoded by the coding sequence ATGAGCGAACCGAGCATGGAACGGCGGGCCTTTGTGGCCTGCGGGCAGGTGCAGGGCGTGGGCTTTCGCCCCTTTGTCTACCGTCTGGCCCGCGAAGAAGGCCTCACGGGCAGCGTGGGCAACACCTCAGAAGGCGTGCGCATGGAGGTGCAGGGCCCGGCCCCGGCCGTGTCCGCCTTTGGCCGCCGCCTGCGAGCCGAGCTGCCCCCCCTGGCCCGCCTCACGGGGGTGCGGGAAGAACCGCTGCCCCTGCAGGCGGATGAGGCCGCCTTCCGCATTGTGCCCAGCCAGGGGCACAGCGGGCACAGCGTGCTGGTCAGCCCGGACATGGGCCTCTGCGACCAGTGCCTGGCCGAGATGCGCGATCCGGCCAACCCCCGCCATGCCTACCCTTTTACCAACTGCACCAACTGCGGCCCGCGTTATACCATCACCCGCGCCATTCCTTATGATAGGGCCGTGACCAGCATGGCCTGCTTCCCCCTCTGCCCGCGCTGCGCCGCGGAGTACGCCGACCCCCTGGACCGGCGCTTCCACGCCCAGCCCATTGCCTGCCCGGACTGCGGCCCCCGGCTCTGGTTCGTCAGCCGGGCGGACAAGGCGGCCTGCCGCACGGCCGCGCCCACCGCCGCGCCGGGGCGGGATGCGGCCGCCGCCGCGCAGCAGGCCCTGCGCGACGCCGCGGCTCTGCTCCTGGCGGGCGGCATTCTGGCCCTCAAGGGCCTGGGCGGCTTTCAGCTGGCCTGTGACGCCCGTCGGGCGGATGCGGTGCGCGCGCTGCGGCAGCGCAAACAGCGCCCGCACAAGCCCCTGGCCCTCATGACGGCGGACCTGGCGGGGGCGCGCAGCCTGTGCGCCCTCACGCCGGAGCACGAGGCCCTGCTGCAGAGTCCGGAAAAGCCCATTGTGCTCTGCCCCTGCCGGGCGGATGCGGCCCTGCCGCCGGAAATCGCCCCGGATACGGGGCAGGTGGGCCTGATGCTGCCCTACACCCCCCTGCACGCCGCGCTTTTTGATCTGCTGGCCGCCCGCGCAGCCCTGCCGCCCGTCCTGGTCATGACCTCGGCCAACGCAAGCGGCGAACCCATCTGCCTGGGCAACCGCGAGGCCCTTGACCGCCTGGAACGCCTGGCCGACGCCTGGCTGCTCCACGATCGGGACATTCTGGTCCGGGTGGACGACAGCGTGGTGACCCTGCAGCCCGGCCCGGCCGGGACCAGCGCGGCCCAGCCCCTCTTTTATCGCCGGGCGCGCGGCTATGTGCCGCGTCCGGTCTTTCTGCCGCCCCAGGAGGCCCACGGCCCCTGCGTGCTGGGAACCGGCGCTGAGCTCAAAGCCACCTTCTGCCTCACGCGCGGGCGGGAGGCCTTTGTGGGGCAGCACATCGGCGATCTGGAAAACCCGGCCACCCTGAATTTTTATGAAGAAGCGGCCGCCCACCTGGAGGCCCTGCTGGAAGTGCGCCCGGCGGCCCTGGTCTGCGATCTGCACCCCGACTTTCTCTCCACCCGCTACGCGCGGGAACGCGCCGCGCGCCAGGGCCTGCCCCTCTGGTCCCTGCAGCACCACGCGGCCCACGCCGCCGCCGTGCTGGCGGAAAACGGCCGGTACGCTCCGGCCCTGGCCCTCTGCCTGGACGGCACGGGCCTGGGGGAGGACGGCACGGTCTGGGGCGGCGAGCTGCTGCTGCTGGAGCTGGACGCGCCGCGCTGGCAACGGCTGGGGCGGCTTGCCCCCTTTGCCCTGCCCGGCGGGGACGCGGCCGTGCGCGAACCCTGGCGCATCGCCCTGAGCCTTGCCCAGCGCGCCGGCCTGGAGGACGCGGACTGGGTGACGCACGATGGGGGAGCGCAGGACGCGGCCATTGCCGCAGTAAAAGAAATGCTGCGCCGCAAGGTCAACTGCCCCCTGACCTCCAGCTGCGGCCGTCTGTTCGACGCTGCGGCCGCGGCCCTGGGGCTCTGCGCCCGCACCACCTATGAAGGACAGGCGGCCATCCGCCTGGAGGACGCCGCGGTCCGCCCGGAAGGCGGACTGGAGCGGGCCACGGCCGCGGCCCTGCGGGGGGAGACCCCGCCGCCCGCCGCCTGGGGGACCGTGGAGCCTGTCTGGCGGGACGGCCTGTGGGAAGTGGACAGCGCCCGCCTGTTCGGCCTGACGGCCACGGCCCGGCGGGAGGGCCTGCCCGTGGGGGAAGCGGCGGCCCGCTTCCATCTGCGTCTGGCCGCCAGCCTGGCGCGGATGGCGGCCCAGGCCGCGGGCCAGCACGGCGTTGACGCTGTGGGCCTTTCCGGCGGGGTTCTGCAGAACGCCCTGCTGGCCCGGCTGCTGCCGCTGGCCCTGCGCGCGCACGGGCTGACGCCGCTCACCCACCACGAACTGCCCCCAGGGGACGGCGGCCTTTCCCTGGGCCAGGCCGTGTGGGGGCGTCGCCTGCTGGCGACGGGGAAATAA
- a CDS encoding dimethylmenaquinone methyltransferase: protein MRYAINREIVRPDPELTALFADLAVADVCDVLGRNAALPSALKPLGRDQLLGTAYTVNLPASENLLLYYAVDNALPGDVLVVSCAGYTERAVTGEIMANLALRRGLAGFVIDGAVRDAAALRQLDFPVYARAVSPNGPYKGACGAVNVPVAMGNAVINPGDIILGDADGLVAVRPQEAQEAADRARGLAEDGQAKLARIAREGKLDYAWLYKKLESGGCVLR, encoded by the coding sequence ATGCGTTACGCCATCAACCGTGAAATTGTTCGTCCCGATCCCGAACTGACGGCCTTGTTTGCCGATCTGGCCGTGGCCGACGTCTGCGACGTTCTGGGCCGCAACGCCGCCTTGCCCTCGGCCCTCAAGCCTCTGGGCCGCGACCAACTGCTGGGCACAGCCTACACCGTCAACCTGCCCGCCAGTGAAAACCTTCTGCTTTACTATGCTGTGGACAACGCCCTGCCCGGCGATGTGCTGGTGGTTTCCTGCGCCGGATATACGGAGCGCGCCGTCACCGGCGAGATTATGGCCAACCTAGCTCTGCGCCGGGGGCTCGCGGGCTTTGTCATCGACGGAGCCGTGCGCGACGCGGCCGCCCTGCGGCAGCTGGATTTTCCCGTTTACGCCCGCGCCGTTTCGCCCAACGGGCCGTACAAGGGCGCGTGCGGCGCTGTGAACGTGCCCGTGGCCATGGGCAATGCGGTCATCAATCCCGGCGACATCATCCTGGGCGACGCAGACGGTCTGGTGGCCGTGCGGCCCCAAGAGGCGCAAGAAGCGGCGGACAGGGCGCGAGGGCTGGCCGAGGACGGCCAGGCCAAACTGGCGCGCATCGCCCGCGAAGGCAAGCTGGACTACGCCTGGCTGTACAAGAAGCTGGAAAGCGGCGGCTGCGTGCTGCGGTAG
- the larA gene encoding nickel-dependent lactate racemase, producing MQYPIKYGTGSLCVDLPDTQPVTVVTPRHVPPLRDPVAAFAAALDAPVGCPRLEEMAAPVTVAIAVPDETRPFPIKLLLPPLLERLFKAFPLLPHDRVRIVVGGGLHEPPDAAQLARILPEDLLGCTVVAHDAQNSPMRRMGVTSRGTPVEINAAYADAELKIVMGMVDAHQFAGFTGGAKGVVVGCASAAMIARNHSMLCRDGAFAGNIEGNPVREDLNEAGVLAGVRLAVNVALTSGKEVAALFVGDPPSVLRQAARETSRLYGHELKENFDIVVASCGGAPKDICLYQAQKALDAARHCAAPGGKILLAAQCAQGIGDDRYESYVARFHTQEDLMRDFAQRDFQMGAHKAFLFGRVASNHELVLHTDLPEADVARCLLRKGDAQTVLQAWLAQCPAAKVGILTHANSTFFYTA from the coding sequence ATGCAGTATCCCATTAAATATGGCACAGGCAGTCTTTGTGTCGACCTGCCGGACACACAACCGGTCACCGTTGTCACACCGCGGCATGTGCCGCCTTTGCGTGACCCTGTTGCCGCATTTGCCGCGGCCCTGGATGCGCCGGTAGGCTGCCCGCGCCTTGAGGAAATGGCCGCGCCCGTCACTGTTGCCATTGCGGTGCCGGATGAAACGCGGCCTTTCCCCATAAAACTTCTGTTGCCCCCGCTGCTGGAACGGCTGTTCAAAGCCTTTCCCCTGCTGCCGCATGACCGTGTGCGCATCGTGGTGGGCGGCGGCCTGCACGAACCTCCGGATGCGGCCCAGCTGGCGCGCATTCTGCCGGAAGACCTGCTCGGCTGCACTGTGGTGGCCCACGATGCCCAAAATTCGCCCATGCGGCGAATGGGCGTCACCAGCAGGGGCACGCCGGTGGAGATCAACGCCGCTTACGCCGATGCGGAATTAAAAATCGTCATGGGCATGGTGGACGCCCATCAGTTTGCCGGGTTCACGGGCGGGGCCAAAGGCGTGGTGGTGGGCTGCGCCTCTGCCGCCATGATTGCGCGCAACCACAGCATGCTCTGCCGGGATGGGGCCTTTGCGGGCAATATAGAGGGCAACCCCGTACGCGAAGACCTTAATGAGGCCGGCGTGCTGGCGGGCGTCCGACTGGCGGTCAATGTGGCCCTGACCTCCGGCAAGGAGGTGGCGGCGCTGTTTGTGGGAGATCCGCCCTCGGTGTTGCGCCAGGCCGCCAGGGAGACCAGCAGACTTTACGGCCATGAGCTGAAGGAAAATTTCGATATTGTCGTGGCCTCATGCGGCGGCGCGCCCAAGGATATCTGCCTGTATCAGGCGCAAAAGGCCCTGGACGCCGCCCGCCACTGCGCCGCCCCCGGCGGAAAGATTCTGCTGGCGGCCCAGTGCGCCCAGGGCATCGGCGATGATCGCTACGAGAGCTATGTGGCCCGTTTCCATACCCAGGAAGACCTGATGCGGGACTTTGCGCAGCGCGACTTCCAGATGGGGGCGCACAAAGCCTTTTTGTTCGGCCGCGTGGCCTCGAACCACGAGCTGGTGCTGCATACGGACCTTCCGGAGGCTGATGTGGCCCGTTGTCTGCTGCGCAAAGGCGACGCGCAAACCGTGCTGCAGGCCTGGCTTGCCCAATGCCCGGCAGCAAAAGTGGGCATTCTCACCCACGCCAACTCCACGTTTTTTTATACCGCTTGA
- a CDS encoding tripartite tricarboxylate transporter TctB family protein encodes MRKSSTDILCGLSFLGIGAAFAIQMAELEGVSRVFPQALLVVIVLGGFWFVGKGFWLRRKEALAEGEQEPVAWPKVGIIAALGLVYAVLISILGFFSSTLAFLICAALILGDKAHGMGHLFKVSALYSVVFCALLWVCFVKLLNVPTPTGLLF; translated from the coding sequence ATGCGTAAAAGCAGCACCGACATCCTTTGCGGCTTGAGTTTCCTTGGCATTGGCGCGGCCTTTGCCATACAGATGGCGGAACTGGAAGGCGTCAGCCGCGTCTTTCCACAGGCTTTGCTGGTGGTCATCGTCCTGGGCGGCTTCTGGTTTGTGGGCAAAGGCTTCTGGCTGCGCCGCAAAGAGGCCCTCGCCGAGGGCGAACAAGAGCCCGTAGCCTGGCCCAAGGTGGGCATTATTGCGGCGCTCGGTCTGGTGTACGCAGTGCTCATCAGCATTCTGGGCTTTTTCAGCAGCACGCTGGCCTTTCTTATCTGCGCGGCGCTCATCCTGGGCGATAAGGCGCACGGCATGGGGCACTTGTTCAAGGTCAGCGCGCTGTACAGCGTGGTATTCTGCGCCTTGCTCTGGGTCTGTTTCGTCAAGTTGCTCAACGTTCCTACGCCCACAGGCCTGCTGTTTTAA
- a CDS encoding tripartite tricarboxylate transporter permease, with the protein MTEFIVPSLLNLLDPFNIVLMILGLAGGIIIGALPGLSATMGVALMVPVTFAMSPTSGLVMLGAIYVGAIYGGTNSAILICTPGTPSSVATTFDGWPLTKRGEADAALYTSLLSSAFGGIVGVFFLLFLAGALARFALRFGGPENFWLCLFGLSTIAVMSPGNMGKGIVSGAIGLLVSTIGLDPNTGVPRFTFGSYSLMQGVSVIPCMIGLFSFSQVLYLIGTDKTFVAEYNPRKGTFRRTFNYLAGRCKKVLLRSSLIGTWVGMLPGAGGEIASIIAYNESKRWSKDPAKYGTGCLEGVASSESANNAVIGGSLIPMLTLGIPGSAVAAVILGALMAHGIQPGFKIFTATGELAYTFIFSQFAVNLLMVPIGFVLCRCMAKLLTIRLTFVAISIVVLSYIGAYAIANSVVDIWVVLAFGFVGFFGGKLGMDTGAMALGVILGPMIEENLGKCLDLAHSVEGGLPAIMFEGAINKVLIVALALSLATPYLLHLKKLREQEREAQCRCNEDRAKENDHA; encoded by the coding sequence ATGACAGAATTTATTGTTCCTTCCCTGCTCAACCTTCTGGACCCTTTCAACATCGTGCTCATGATTCTGGGGCTGGCGGGCGGCATTATCATCGGGGCGCTGCCGGGGCTTTCCGCCACCATGGGCGTGGCCCTCATGGTGCCGGTAACCTTTGCCATGTCCCCCACGTCCGGTCTGGTCATGCTGGGGGCCATTTATGTGGGCGCCATTTACGGCGGCACCAACTCCGCCATTCTCATCTGTACGCCGGGCACACCTTCTTCCGTGGCCACCACCTTTGACGGCTGGCCCCTGACCAAACGCGGCGAGGCCGACGCCGCCCTGTACACTTCTTTGCTCTCTTCGGCCTTCGGCGGCATTGTGGGGGTATTTTTCCTCCTCTTTCTCGCCGGGGCCCTGGCCCGTTTCGCCCTGCGCTTCGGCGGGCCGGAAAACTTCTGGCTCTGCCTGTTCGGCTTGAGCACCATTGCCGTCATGAGCCCCGGCAACATGGGCAAGGGCATTGTTTCCGGGGCCATCGGCCTGCTGGTTTCCACCATCGGGCTGGACCCCAATACGGGCGTGCCGCGCTTTACCTTTGGCAGCTATTCCCTCATGCAGGGCGTTTCGGTTATTCCCTGCATGATCGGCCTGTTTTCCTTTTCGCAGGTGCTGTATCTCATCGGTACGGACAAAACTTTTGTGGCGGAATACAATCCCCGCAAGGGCACCTTCCGCCGCACGTTCAATTATCTGGCCGGGCGCTGCAAAAAAGTGCTGCTGCGCTCTTCGCTCATCGGCACCTGGGTGGGCATGCTGCCCGGCGCGGGCGGCGAGATAGCCTCCATCATCGCCTATAACGAAAGCAAACGCTGGTCCAAGGATCCTGCTAAGTACGGCACGGGCTGCCTTGAGGGCGTGGCCTCGTCGGAAAGCGCCAACAACGCCGTCATCGGCGGCTCGCTGATCCCCATGCTGACTTTGGGCATTCCCGGCAGCGCCGTGGCCGCCGTCATTCTGGGCGCGCTCATGGCTCACGGCATCCAGCCGGGCTTCAAGATTTTTACCGCCACCGGCGAGCTGGCCTACACCTTCATCTTCTCGCAGTTTGCCGTAAACCTGCTTATGGTGCCCATCGGCTTTGTGCTCTGCCGCTGCATGGCCAAGCTGCTGACCATCCGCCTGACCTTCGTGGCCATCAGCATTGTGGTGCTTTCCTACATCGGCGCCTATGCCATCGCCAACAGCGTGGTAGATATCTGGGTGGTGCTGGCCTTTGGCTTTGTGGGCTTTTTTGGCGGCAAGCTGGGTATGGACACCGGGGCCATGGCTCTAGGCGTCATTCTCGGGCCCATGATTGAAGAAAACCTCGGCAAGTGCCTTGACCTGGCGCATTCCGTAGAGGGCGGCCTGCCGGCCATCATGTTTGAAGGGGCCATCAACAAGGTGCTGATTGTGGCCCTGGCCCTTTCGCTGGCGACGCCCTACCTGCTGCACCTGAAAAAACTGCGCGAGCAGGAACGCGAGGCCCAGTGCCGCTGCAATGAGGATCGCGCCAAGGAGAACGACCATGCGTAA
- a CDS encoding tripartite tricarboxylate transporter substrate binding protein — translation MKPNTAFSSFALALALLLAALPAAAAYPEKPVSMIIAFTAGGSSDVQARIMQKYWDKYVKEPWVFVYKPGAGGIIGFTEIAKSAPDGYAIGGLNVPHLVLQSLAQRAAFNAESFEYIAQVVNDPQCVVVLKDSKFKSFAAILDYAKKNPNKLKVGLVGPLSGHHLMFLEFCKLFPDVKLSRVFYKGAADQNAALLGGEVDLIFGNINDVMRSIEEFNVLNVAAEKRNGFLPDVPTLKEQGINLVSDIRRIFAAPKGTSPEALAFLRETFKKICSDPNYLSDMKKAGQPAEYLDGEATAAYIRSVEAADKKLLQEAGLLK, via the coding sequence ATGAAACCCAACACCGCATTTTCCAGCTTTGCCCTGGCCCTGGCGCTGCTGCTGGCCGCCCTGCCGGCCGCCGCGGCCTATCCGGAAAAACCTGTCAGCATGATCATCGCGTTTACGGCGGGCGGCTCCAGCGACGTGCAGGCCCGCATTATGCAGAAGTATTGGGACAAGTATGTGAAGGAACCCTGGGTCTTTGTGTACAAGCCAGGCGCAGGCGGCATTATTGGTTTTACGGAAATAGCCAAGTCCGCACCCGATGGTTACGCCATCGGCGGCCTCAACGTGCCTCACCTTGTGCTGCAGTCCCTGGCGCAACGCGCCGCCTTCAACGCCGAGAGCTTTGAGTACATCGCCCAGGTGGTCAACGATCCTCAGTGCGTTGTCGTTTTAAAAGACAGTAAGTTCAAATCGTTTGCCGCAATTCTCGACTACGCCAAAAAAAATCCCAACAAACTTAAAGTGGGGCTCGTGGGGCCGCTCAGCGGGCACCACCTGATGTTTCTGGAATTTTGCAAACTTTTCCCCGATGTGAAGCTGAGCCGTGTTTTCTATAAAGGCGCAGCGGACCAGAACGCCGCCCTGCTGGGCGGCGAAGTGGACCTTATCTTCGGCAACATTAACGACGTGATGCGCTCCATTGAGGAGTTTAACGTCCTGAATGTGGCGGCGGAAAAACGCAATGGTTTTCTGCCCGATGTGCCGACCCTGAAAGAGCAGGGCATCAACCTTGTTTCGGACATCCGTCGCATCTTTGCCGCGCCCAAAGGCACCTCGCCCGAAGCGCTCGCTTTTTTGCGGGAGACCTTTAAAAAAATTTGCAGCGACCCCAATTATCTGTCTGATATGAAAAAAGCCGGCCAGCCGGCGGAATACCTGGATGGCGAAGCCACTGCCGCCTATATCCGTTCGGTGGAAGCGGCCGACAAGAAACTGCTGCAGGAAGCCGGGCTGCTGAAATAA